The following coding sequences lie in one Fusarium poae strain DAOMC 252244 chromosome 1, whole genome shotgun sequence genomic window:
- a CDS encoding hypothetical protein (BUSCO:48419at5125): MHNIVIFSETLKSTLVPCWDLPEGTNLVIAVSFGLFVPPRILGSAKYGGLNVHPSLLPDLRGPAPIHHAILRGDSHVGVSLQTLDDKSFDHGTVLSQTPHPGIPVPPDCTVQELTNLLAPVGAQMLVQGLRDGVYVPPHQNRGWKGEELDQGQLVHAPKISKADGHIGWSNWTADGIVRAIRVLGSVWTEGVSKKGEKKRLIFQDAETVSSDNVKIDGTTVRFICHGPDSFSTLVSDQGDGTCVISTSDDKLIRVKKVKVEGKPERPANVALKPYIQV; encoded by the exons ATGCACAATATTGTGATATTCTCAGAGACCTTAAAATCTACCCTAG TGCCTT GTTGGGAT TTACCTGAGGGAACAAATCTCGTGATTGCCGTGTCGTTTGGTCTTTTCGTTCCGCCAAGAATATTAGGATCAGCCAAGTACGGTGGTCTTAACGTGCATCCTTCTCTACTCCCTGA CCTCCGTGGACCTGCTCCAATCCACCATGCGATACTAAGGGGAGACAGTCATGTTGGCGTTTCATTACAAACACTGGACGACAAATCCTTTGATCATGGAACCGTGCTATCTCAAACTCCACACCCTGGAATACCAGTGCCACCAGACTGCACAGTTCAAGAACTCACAAATCTCCTTGCTCCAGTTGGAGCACAGATGCTGGTACAGGGTCTACGAGACGGTGTATACGTACCGCCACACCAGAATAGAGGATGGAAAGGCGAAGAGCTTGACCAAGGGCAGCTCGTTCATGCGCCAAAGATTAGCAAAGCCGATGGACATATCGGATGGTCCAATTGGACAGCGGATGGAATTGTGCGAGCGATAAGAGTCCTGGGGTCCGTTTGGACAGAAGGCGTCAGTAAGAAGGGAGAGAAGAAGCGGTTGATTTTCCAAGACGCTGAGACCGTGTCCTCTGACAATGTCAAGATTGACGGTACCACGGTTCGCTTTATATGTCACGGGCCGGATTCATTCAGCACTCTCGTATCAGACCAGGGTGACGGGACTTGTGTTATTAGTACTTCAGACGATAAATTGATACGGGTAAAGAAGGTCAAAGTAGAGGGAAAGCCGGAGCGACCGGCCAACGTGGCACTGAAGCCCTACATCCAAGTTTAA
- a CDS encoding hypothetical protein (BUSCO:47261at5125), translating to MAAPGKTFIVEHLDPELGPWSELEYLAIARETQDTNGSFILSSLPPTFKVPADLASNPAFTAEQRGVEELYAANKSKVCLLDPSAAKDLSPEDGDTFDAFLFGGILGDDPPRDRTSELRKKGFEGRRLGPKQMTTDTAVRVTRIVVQDKVPVDQVPYLDFPELKFNEHESTEMPFRYVKGEDGKPIMPKGMVELIQKDSDKAVNDLF from the exons ATGGCAGCTCCCGGCAAGACTTTTATTGTCGAGCATCTCGACCCTGAACTAGGCCCCTGGTCAGAGCTCGAGTATCTCGCCATTGCTCGCGAGACTCAGGATACCAACGGTTCTTTCATCCTTTCCAGCTTACCTCCTACTTTCAAGGTTCCAGCAGACCTCGCCAGCAACCCCGCCTTCACTGCTGAGCAGCGTGGTGTTGAGGAGCTTTATGCTGCCAACAAGTCCAAGGTTTGCCTGCTTGATCCATCTGCCGCCAAGGACCTTTCTCCTGAGGACGGCGACACCTTTGATGCCTTTTTGTTTGGTGGTATTCTCG GCGATGACCCTCCACGAG ACCGTACTTCAGAGCTCCGAAAGAAGGGCTTTGAGGGTCGCAGACTTGGTCCTAAGCAAATGACGACAGATACTGCTGTGCGAGTTACCCGTATCGTCGTCCAAGACAAGG TGCCTGTTGACCAGGTCCCTTACCTGGATTTCCCCGAGCTCAAGTTCAATGAGCACGAGAGCACCGAGATGCCCTTCCGCTATGTCAAGGGTGAAGACGGCAAGCCCATTATGCCCAAG GGCATGGTTGAGCTAATCCAGAAGGATTCCGACAAGGCAGTGAATGACCTTTTCTAA
- a CDS encoding hypothetical protein (BUSCO:10946at5125): MATPTAVKHASQQGRTPSQLAAATPPVSTPFSNPAHAAFSPRGPRSSPQQFKKSPAASSLMAHMSNVPLNFDSPSTAAAMGALGITGGLDVNLNNVDVGNLSGLPSLVNEDDKLKRLEAIIATLDKKKGLVSEAGLERLAQRIGLDCLSEDTTAPHGRKQRTLVIAGSAIQLDIILDNNIVENISLAFPESAASVTKHVGRASEILLKDLQLLPNQSPLTKTLDEFAVNLERLAVLDKLSIIPGLDCHEAITGIYASLERLHQWDVAKLREEPGMSNKSNSALSTAAMCARHGYPVMHSKDRVGLALQYWKVLRHIEPTNEQMVLFTASQEQVWSLLIGCAPIVDEVMPVRVSEDWISKDILKAEPSMDPKRPNLDWQQPDNVVLPSTEENKNAGMEVLQPDLSTARVPQVMFTATFDPPIIMSHNDWSHLYNIINIKAPQLYGYLPTFDSLLFPIPPGSNQDPSELRAISRKRDVRIYDKDQKLAVKPHRNTLYIYKQVYSHRVTEIPFSHPQQLIYMLPLLRQYAFLSTLLENSFGSETKEAGPLPKPGNAAVHPPKSNVTTRDELSDFMKSASVSDNNASSSSSELKFDVTLWVHPMPHLQVVFPFKNSIANISLKILEDGVVEIAEENVLPRAQGEKRQGKELTRADLGKVLEHMEDLCKWAEWIRTRLA, from the exons ATGGCAACACCAACAGCTGTGAAGCACGCTTCACAACAAGGCCGCACTCCCTCGCAACTCGCCGCCGCGACTCCTCCCGTGTCTACTCCTTTCTCGAACCCCGCTCACGCCGCTTTCTCCCCTCGAGGGCCGAGATCTTCACCTCAGCAATTCAAGAAGTCGCCTGCCGCATCATCTCTCATGGCGCACATGTCCAATGTCCCCTTGAACTTCGATAGCCCTTCCACTGCTGCAGCCATGGGCGCTCTTGGAATCACTGGCGGTCTCGACGTGAATCTGAACAATGTCGATGTCGGAAATCTGAGTGGGTTGCCATCTCTCGTAAACGAGGACGACAAGCTCAAGCGGTTGGAGGCGATTATCGCAACCTTGGAT aaaaagaagggacTAGTAAGCGAGGCTGGTCTGGAACGTCTGGCCCAGCGCATAGGGCTCGACTGCCTCTCAGAAGACACCACAGCACCTCACGGTCGAAAACAAAGAACTCTTGTTATAGCAGGTTCAGCTATTCAGTTGGACATCATTCTGGACAACAATATTGTCGAAAATATTTCTCTTGCATTTCCGGAATCTGCTGCATCGGTTACGAAGCACGTCGGCCGAGCAAGTGAAATTCTTCTAAAGGACTTGCAACTTCTTCCGAATCAGAGTCCATTGACGAAAACCCTCGATGAATTCGCGGTCAATCTTGAGCGTTTAGCTGTTCTGGATAAGCTCAGTATCATTCCCGGACTCGATTGCCATGAAGCAATAACGGGTATATATGCGAGCCTGGAGAGACTCCATCAGTGGGATGTGGCTAAGCTTCGTGAAGAGCCAGGAATGAGCAACAAGTCCAACAGCGCTTTATCCACAGCAGCAATGTGCGCACGACACGGCTACCCCGTCATGCACTCAAAAGATAGGGTGGGACTGGCACTGCAATATTGGAAGGTTCTTCGCCACATCGAGCCAACAAATGAGCAGATGGTTTTGTTCACTGCGTCTCAAGAACAAGTCTGGTCGCTCCTTATCGGATGTGCACCGATAGTTGATGAGGTGATGCCTGTGCGAGTCTCCGAGGACTGGATTTCCAAGGACATTTTAAAGGCAGAACCTTCAATGGATCCCAAGCGGCCCAATTTGGATTGGCAACAGCCCGACAACGTTGTGCTCCCATCCACAGAAGAGAACAAGAATGCCGGAATGGAAGTGCTTCAGCCTGACCTCTCCACAGCAAGAGTACCCCAAGTCATGTTCACTGCTACCTTTGACCCGCCAATCATTATGTCTCACAACGATTGGTCGCACCTGTACAATATTATTAACATCAAGGCACCGCAACTTTACGGATACTTGCCAACATTTGACAGTCTGCTATTCCCCATACCTCCAGGCAGCAATCAGGACCCTAGTGAGCTCCGCGCAATCTCCCGTAAACGCGACGTCCGTATCTACGACAAAGATCAGAAACTGGCTGTCAAACCCCATCGCAACACGCTGTATATCTATAAGCAGGTATACTCACACAGGGTTACTGAGATCCCCTTCTCTCATCCTCAGCAGCTTATCTATATGCTCCCACTTCTTCGACAGTATGCTTTCCTTTCAACTTTGCTTGAGAACAGTTTTGGGTCGGAGACAAAAGAGGCTGGGCCGCTACCTAAGCCAGGGAATGCCGCGGTACATCCACCCAAGTCTAATGTCACTACTCGGGACGAGCTATCAGACTTTATGAAATCTGCCTCTGTTTCTGACAACAAtgcatcttcctcttcctcggaGCTGAAATTCGACGTCACTCTATGGGTTCATCCGATGCCTCATCTACAGGTTGTCTTTCCCTTCAAGAACTCGATCGCCAATATCTCACTGAAGATTTTGGAAGATGGAGTTGTCGAGATTGCTGAAGAAAACGTTCTTCCTCGCGCCCAAGGGGAAAAGAGGCAGGGTAAGGAACTTACACGAGCGGACCTGGGTAAGGTGCTGGAACACATGGAGGACCTGTGCAAATGGGCAGAATGGATTCGCACAAGACTCGCATGA
- a CDS encoding hypothetical protein (BUSCO:52735at5125) yields the protein MASSGNLSRTVARTAAQVSESSIRTSATRSNRHELQGRSLYLWVWPAPVNSTERRSILKALQQHGGPVEYFKWLPVWLFRVVGQGSNKVLGSIYISLMKESQDAAKAISSSPISITVPKSSTETTSVVKINGRKAEFQKQDSSKAGSSEFVVEISETLTYRHEQSAKNSPLTRPWPEFVVKSPTLASKTLQHSLPDSIAAVGLRHWDVDLGVQEVADNKRFEREQMRNWLPSKIANLPPKTKIEHGQKETTYTDGSLAASAQTLPGTFIGSLIEKKAEESTEVSAKEIAEASTETPAEISVEESAASSTQDSTEVTTENPTQSVAEESPEGQRVDNQ from the exons ATGGCTTCATCTGGAAATCTTTCGCGCACAGTAGCTCGTACTGCTGCTCAAGTGTCAGAGTCTTCAATTCGTACTTCTGCAACAAGATCCAATAGACATGAGCTCCAAGGACGGTCTCTGTACCTTTGGGTCTGGCCAGCACCCGTCAACTCTACAGAGAGGCGCTCAATTCTCAAGGCACTTCAACAACATGGCGGCCCAGTCGAGTATTTTAAATGGCTACCAGTATGGCTATTCCGAGTTGTG GGCCAGGGTTCTAATAAAGTCTTGGGTTCCATCTACATATCTTTGATGAAAGAAAGTCAAGATGCTGCCAAAGCTATTTCTTCCAGTCCGATCAGCATTACGGTTCCCAAGTCTAGCACAGAGACAACATCTGTTGTCAAGATAAATGGCCGCAAAGCAGAGTTCCAGAAGCAAGACTCTTCAAAGGCAGGGAGTTCTGAATTTGTCGTTGAAATCTCCGAGACTCTCACATATAGACATGAACAGAGCGCCAAAAACTCACCTCTGACCAGACCGTGGCCGGAATTTGTTGTCAAGTCACCAACACTCGCATCCAAAACTCTACAGCACTCCCTCCCTGACAGCATTGCGGCTGTTGGCTTGAGGCACTGGGATGTGGACTTGGGAGTGCAAGAAGTGGCGGACAACAAGAGATTTGAAAGAGAGCAGATGCGCAATTGGCTCCCAAGCAAGATAGCAAATCTTCCTCCAAAAACGAAAATAGAACACGGTCAAAAGGAAACAACATACACGGATGGTTCCCTAGCGGCTTCGGCACAGACTTTGCCTGGAACTTTCATTGGCAGCTTGATagaaaagaaggcagaggAGTCAACAGAGGTTTCCGCAAAAGAGATCGCAGAGGCTTCAACGGAGACACCCGCAGAGATCTCGGTAGAGGAGTCAGCAGCGTCGTCGACACAGGACTCCACAGAGGTTACAACAGAAAATCCGACGCAGAGTGTGGCAGAGGAGTCACCTGAGGGTCAAAGAGTCGACAATCAATAG